One region of Wyeomyia smithii strain HCP4-BCI-WySm-NY-G18 chromosome 3, ASM2978416v1, whole genome shotgun sequence genomic DNA includes:
- the LOC129733100 gene encoding uncharacterized protein LOC129733100: MSTTIDLEDPDFLLARQLQDQYDRELVELSSGEDDDLLLLSGSEEREPVHHIELSDNEDEVFLVARIPGETVTDSKPPRIKEEDEAENSQFECSYRAKRTDLNGDEYFIEELQTYVDPENNFEWKFVETMPDIKAIFLRLDELFFLGRFKTKRFAVIWSRTIGKDCTSRNFNDADGRYTVALNEVLLNLRPRIEIISVLLHEMIHAYLKLEGVKEPNGGHGSNFRKIMVFLNRMLQTNISFSHRLTNIDTLCRTQWYRCTGICGNYKPFNGIVRSTEGPPGIQNEWWKTHAEDCGGTFYKIYEMSKVVDDEVSTRYAVNVKYMKPKRENIRGRLKITQAAKESIDLTSGKPRIIPSLTETISLDDDANVGSAEETKAADKFIQSFNRTVALSQDTYAMQCPICQERVKKKLFGNHIDGCIGIVQRVSWKRRAGQVVQNGILENRVGLHVQESQPPVPAPVAGRRLGSSSSIDAYQQIKRQRFF; this comes from the exons ATGTCAACAACTATCGATTTGGAAGACCCGGACTTCCTGCTTGCTCGTCAGCTTCAAGACCAGTACGACCGGGAACTGGTGGAACTAAGTTCGGGAGAAGACGATGATTTGTTACTCCTATCGGGTTCCGAAGAGCGGGAACCGGTTCATCACATCGAACTATCCGATAATGAGGACGAAGTTTTCCTTGTGGCACGAATCCCAGGGGAAACAGTCACCGACAGTAAACCCCCGCGCATCAAAGAAGAAGATGAAGCTGAGAACTCCCAATTCGAATGCTCGTACCGGGCGAAACGAACCGATCTGAATGGAGACGAATATTTTATCGAGGAACTGCAAACTTATGTGGATCCTGAGAATAATTTTGAGTGGAAATTCGTAGAAACGATGCCGGACATCAAAGCGATTTTTCTACGCTTGGACGAGCTGTTTTTTCTGGGACGATTCAAAACCAAACGGTTTGCTGTAATATGGAGTCGAACGATTGGAAAAGATTGTACCAGCAGAAACTTCAACGACGCCGACGGAAGATACACCGTAGCCTTGAACGAAGTGTTGCTTAATTTGAGACCTCGGATTGAAATAATCAGTGTTTTGCTG CATGAAATGATTCACGCTTATCTAAAATTGGAAGGCGTTAAAGAGCCTAACGGTGGGCATGgcagcaattttcgaaaaattatggTTTTTCTTAATCGAATGTTGCAAACAAATATTTCCTTCAGCCATCGATTGACCAACATTGACACTTTATGTCGAACTCAATGGTACCGGTGCACCGGAATCTGCGGCAACTACAAGCCATTCAACGGGATTGTCCGATCCACGGAAGGACCACCGGGGATACAAAACGAATGGTGGAAAACTCATGCCGAGGATTGCGGTGGAACATTTTATAAAATCTACGAAATGAGTAAAGTAGTGGATGATGAAGTGTCAACGCGCTATGCGGTGAATGTAAAATATATGAAACCGAAGCGGGAAAACATTCGTGGCCGACTCAAGATTACGCAAGCTGCGAAAGAATCAATCGATCTAACCAGTGGTAAACCCCGCATAATTCCTTCCTTGACCGAAACGATCTCATTGGATGACGACGCTAATGTCGGTAGCGCCGAAGAGACGAAGGCAGCTGACAAATTCATTCAAAGTTTCAACCGAACGGTCGCTCTCTCCCAAGATACCTATGCCATGCAATGTCCCATCTGTCAGGAGCGTGTAAAAAAGAAGCTGTTTGGAAATCATATCGATGGCTGCATAGGAATAGTTCAGCGAGTCAGCTGGAAAAGGCGCGCCGGCCAAGTGGTGCAGAATGGCATACTAGAGAATCGTGTTGGTCTTCACGTTCAAGAATCGCAGCCACCGGTTCCGGCTCCAGTTGCTGGCAGACGTTTGGGTTCATCTTCTAGTATTGATGCATACCAGCAAATTAAACGACAGCGATTCTTTTAA
- the LOC129733090 gene encoding GATOR complex protein WDR24 → MNEDRTSSIRICQDGHANALALNRECTQIAVAGRSLLKVFSIENDGFTEVCNMRGGKNQNLSYSSNDVAWSALDSNILATAATNGVVSVWDLSKFGRQKQLLVYNEHERTAHSVAFHNTEANLLISGSQDGTIKCFDLRSDKTAINTYFSNSESVRDVKFSPHAPNTFAAVSENGTVQLWDIRKNDRCTSQFTAHSGPIYTCDWHPQQQWLATGSRDKQIKIWNTNPKNSSLENPKNVSLEYSIHTIAVVGRVRWRPDKMYHIASCALVVDYSIYIWDVRRPFIPYASFNEHSNVTTGIAFKGNDSHILLSTSKDSTIYKHVFKDAVRPALKANPQGANFNYKGDLLYAYKMKLVGPPTPPPVQKTSLLGSRQKTPPSTDQFHLAKSSLYHFMTKSTTQNAKDVTKTSLLKDCHALKGCAREYILTGASLAEICAHNAAIAKKYGKTNVSFLWNFISQLYAYSSIASLKLEQRNSNASQGHSNRLMAQNSNQSSSGRMGDDKIGSNSNLGNVIQAAGSSDEFHDYQNLKGETNSVPLKKGQVISVDIEPNCCDFVFGETELTFDNVNCIKGFRDGFLYTGPHDLIKDYTFPTSSLMNAHDLHQARPRREHRADSAPEHSPPPNPPSFLKISDSSSSNPPLWEPHQVLADCLTLQTEIGDVQTSTCILIALGDRRHNLQIDEVVHEYWLLSYVELLHRHQLWNEATQIINLSWIRSVSDLNQQSTTMHTNCGDCGRPLLNAVGWYCSKCRSVQSSKCSVCNGVVRGLYAWCQGCSHGGHLDHLKYWFANNPKCPKCGHLCEYE, encoded by the exons ATGAACGAGGACCGGACAAGTTCGATTCGCATTTGCCAGGATGGGCATGCTAATGCGCTTGCTTTGAACCGAGAGTGCACCCAAATTGCCGTGGCCGGCAGAAGTC TCTTAAAGGTATTTTCCATTGAAAACGATGGTTTCACCGAGGTTTGCAACATGCGTGGAGGCAAAAACCAAAACCTCAGCTACTCGTCGAATGATGTTGCCTGGAGTGCGCTCGATTCGAACATTCTAGCGACAGCGGCCACCAATGGCGTAGTTTCGGTGTGGGACTTGTCCAAATTTGGCCGCCAGAAACAGTTATTGGTATACAACGAGCATGAAAGGACCGCTCATTCGGTGGCCTTCCACAACACGGAAGCAAACTTGCTGATTTCCGGCTCGCAGGATGGAACTATCAAATGTTTCGATCTGCGGTCCGATAAGACGGCCATCAACACCTACTTCAGTAACTCTGAAAGCGTTCGGGACGTCAAATTCAGTCCGCATGCACCGAACACGTTTGCTGCGGTGTCAGAGAACGGAACCGTTCAACTGTGGGACATTAGGAAAAACGACCGATGCACGTCCCAATTCACTGCCCACAGTGGACCAATTTATACCTGTGACTGGCATCCACAGCAGCAGTGGTTAGCCACTGGCAGCAGAGATAAACAAATTAAG ATTTGGAACACAAACCCAAAAAACTCCTCGTTGGAAAATCCGAAAAACGTTTCACTCGAGTACAGCATTCACACGATTGCAGTTGTCGGAAGAGTTCGTTGGCGGCCGGATAAGATGTATCACATTGCTAGTTGTGCCCTTGTAGTCGATTACAGCATCTACATCTGGGATGTCCGTCGGCCGTTCATTCCGTACGCTTCCTTCAACGAGCACTCAAATGTAACAACCGGGATCGCATTCAAGGGAAATGATTCCCACATACTACTGTCCACCAGTAAGGATTCAACGATATACAAGCATGTATTCAAGGATGCAGTCAGGCCAGCTTTGAAGGCAAACCCTCAAGGTGCCAATTTCAACTATAAAGGCGATCTACTTTATGCGTACAAAATGAAATTGGTCGGTCCCCCAACGCCACCACCGGTGCAGAAAACTAGCCTTCTGGGAAGTCGCCAGAAGACTCCTCCTTCAACGGATCAGTTTCATCTGGCGAAATCTAGCTTGTACCACTTTATGACTAAATCAACCACACAAAACGCCAAAGACGTTACGAAAACATCCTTGCTGAAAGATTGTCATGCGTTGAAAGGTTGCGCGCGAGAGTATATTTTGACTGGTGCTTCTTTGGCGGAGATTTGCGCTCACAATGCAGCTATTGctaaaaaatatggtaaaacaaACGTCAGCTTCCTGTGGAACTTCATCAGTCAATTGTATGCATACAGCTCTATAGCAAGTTTGAAGCTAGAGCAGCGTAACTCCAATGCGAGTCAGGGCCACTCAAACCGGTTGATGGCCCAAAACTCAAACCAATCGAGCAGTGGTAGAATGGGCGATGATAAAATCGGTAGTAATTCCAACCTCGGAAATGTTATTCAAGCAGCAGGCAGTAGTGACGAATTCCATGACTACCAAAACTTAAAAGGTGAAACGAATAGTGTGCCTTTGAAAAAAGGACAAGTGATTTCCGTTGACATCGAACCCAACTGTTGCGATTTCGTGTTTGGTGAGACAGAGTTAACCTTCGATAACGTGAACTGCATTAAGGGTTTCCGTGATGGATTCCTGTATACTGGACCGCATGATTTGATCAAGGATTACACTTTTCCGACGTCGagtttaatgaatgctcatgaTCTACATCAGGCGCGCCCACGAAGGGAACATCGGGCCGATAGCGCTCCTGAGCATTCACCACCGCCCAATCCACCCTCGTTTCTAAAAATATCCGATAGCAGTTCATCGAATCCTCCGCTTTGGGAACCGCATCAAGTTTTGGCTGACTGTCTTACCCTACAGACCGAAATCGGAGATGTACAAACATCAACTTGCATTCTGATAGCGCTCGGTGATCGACGACACAACCTGCAGATCGATGAAGTCGTTCATGAGTACTGGTTACTTTCATACGTCGAGTTGCTTCACAGGCATCAGCTGTGGAACGAAGCCACGCAGATCATCAACCTCAGCTGGATTCGGTCGGTGTCCGATTTAAACCAGCAGTCTACAACGATGCACACCAACTGCGGCGATTGCGGACGGCCACTGCTGAATGCAGTCGGTTGGTACTGTTCCAAGTGCCGCTCGGTACAGAGCTCCAAGTGTAGCGTGTGCAATGGTGTTGTGCGCGGACTTTACGCCTGGTGCCAGGGATGCTCGCACGGGGGCCATTTGGATCATCTGAAATACTGGTTTGCCAATAATCCTAAGTGTCCGAAATGTGGTCACCTGTGTGAGTATGAATAA
- the LOC129733099 gene encoding uncharacterized protein LOC129733099, with amino-acid sequence MSRQCATDCLIPTFANNPELNDHIGGRVKPSNYIERFDPRNPELCDSFSNYRELNKGKKKGYDATKYKDFHELQADFKELQSKGRKKDDPMMRKGHRKKKKKKSKLNFEGETFKDPDPYQLAVRKTKYEKQKSKFVFEGETFKDPDPFELAIKKRNPDQVQNDRDIQQEFMKQLHHAHPGLVHGNSDMSKQSYIGNLDNDDGSFEVEEAPCLNRSALAQFLAVGVKNVLLLGYGMTLGFPTIVIPAIQGGDGRVPSYEKDFILSREQISWLSSINLICVPLGCVFSGMLTQPIGRRRAMQIVNIPMLIAWLLFHFADDVHFLYCGLALAGFSGGLSEAPVLTYVSEITQPRYRGMLAATGSTCVIIGVLIQFLMGSFLRWRTVALWSACVPIISFMLLFAVPESPVWLAGKGKHKQAQRSLAWLRGWTIEEEVETEFREIRKHMEESIEHDKDYTLVQKVKKYGSRSFLQPFCIISFCFFVGHFSGMTTLQTYAVQIFHTLKAPIDKYYATILLGVAELLGTLFCVCLVHFSGKRPLVFVSTIGCAICFFSVASYAYFLSSIPGSTVSNIVANVSAIKAEIRVIPLNHTTVIAILPEVSNNMTAVSNETMQGMFNSSSDVVYDNQNFNPYYLNGSYDDSVNISVPYGEYVIKSAIPTDVLVKIPNIESKYLWIPLTLLLGSAFLTHMGIRLIPWMLIGELFAPAIRSGASGIAGGTGYIFGFLANKLFLWMLSTFSLPGTFCIYSAIAVAGAIILYQVLPETEGKSLVEIETYFMSKRKRSIHFDLECAPPMPKPRGTVTAFAPPPPLPPRSHPLKDDVGRIRKISQQFGAQSRKSSTSSVPRKISQTSIGEVEAPRKISTTSSRGSLQSYDLTSSHPSQTSEQHYRKISASQLPTISASPQRVRKVPTTQSKPNTTTKPTEETTALESRNVPILVVPPQKVPTKTKSASKTSRKKSPSLKNFNINNWESNLKFEEFIRRRQNLKTPQELNKDNDDDDDSLLHTTASQHELNNFDKSAATQRDSQLLSIGMQRHRQNSGSLNALTSIAGYDNQAYLGSTNKTASETRM; translated from the exons ATGAGTAGGCAATGTGCGACTGATTGTTTGATACCAAC ATTTGCCAATAATCCCGAGCTGAACGATCACATCGGCGGAAGGGTGAAACCATCGAACTACATAGAACGATTCGATCCGCGCAATCCTGAGCTTTGCGACAGCTTTAGTAATTATCGCGAGTTGAATAAGGGCAAGAAAAAAGGGTACGATGCGACTAAATACAAAGACTTTCACGAGCTGCAGGCCGACTTTAAGGAGCTGCAAAGCAAGGGCCGGAAAAAGGATGACCCTATGATGCGAAAAGGACACcggaagaagaaaaagaagaagtccAAGCTAAATTTTGAGGGAGAAACCTTCAAAGATCCCGATCCATACCAGCTGGCGGTTCGGAAGACCAAGTACGAGAAGCAGAAGAGTAAGTTTGTATTTGAGGGGGAAACTTTTAAAGATCCCGACCCATTTGAGTTGGCCATCAAGAAGCGCAACCCTGATCAAGTTCAAAACGATAGAGATATCCAGCAGGAATTTATGAAACAGCTTCATCATGCGCATCCCGGGTTAGTTCACGGAAATTCGGATATGAGTAAGCAATCCTATATTGGAAATTTGGATAACGATGATGGCAGCTTCGAGGTTGAAGAAGCTCCTTGTCTGAATCGGTCCGCATTGGCACAGTTTCTAGCCGTTGGAGTCAAAAACGTCCTGCTGCTCGGGTACGGCATGACCCTAGGTTTTCCGACTATAGTGATTCCAGCCATTCAAGGTGGTGATGGACGAGTGCCAAGCTACGAGAAGGATTTTATTCTAAGCCGAGAGCAAATTTCCTGGCTAAGCTCGATCAATTTAATTTGTGTTCCACTGGGTTGTGTTTTTTCGGGAATGCTAACCCAACCGATTGGAAGACGTCGTGCGATGCAGATTGTTAACATACCGATGCTGATCGCGTGGCTGCTGTTTCACTTTGCCGATGATGTTCATTTCCTGTACTGTGGCCTTGCCCTGGCTGGTTTCAGCGGAGGCTTAAGCGAAGCACCC GTACTAACATACGTATCGGAGATTACCCAACCTCGGTACCGTGGAATGCTGGCGGCAACTGGGTCAACTTGCGTCATTATCGGTGTTCTTATCCAATTCTTGATGGGCAGTTTTCTTCGATGGCGCACGGTAGCTTTGTGGAGTGCTTGCGTTCCGATTATTTCGTTTATGTTGCTTTTTGCCGTTCCTGAAAGTCCCGTTTGGTTGGCGGGAAAAGGCAAACACAAACAAGCCCAGCGATCGCTAGCCTGGTTGCGCGGATGGACTATCGAAGAGGAAGTTGAAACGGAATTTCGCGAAATACGTAAACATATGGAGGAAAGTATTGAACATGATAAAGACTATACGCTGGTCCAGAAGGTGAAAAAATACGGTTCACGATCGTTCCTGCAACCGTTTTGCATTATAAGCTTTTGCTTCTTTGTCGGTCATTTCTCCGGTATGACGACACTTCAAACATATGCTGTTCAG ATCTTCCACACCCTCAAAGCCCCGATTGATAAGTACTATGCCACAATTTTATTAGGAGTTGCGGAACTACTTGGGACCCTTTTCTGTGTGTGCCTCGTTCACTTCAGTGGTAAGCGTCCACTGGTTTTTGTGTCCACAATCGGATGTGCCATATGTTTTTTCTCTGTCGCTTCGTACGCCTATTTCCTGAGCTCCATTCCTGGATCCACCGTAAGCAACATAGTTGCCAATGTTTCGGCCATCAAGGCCGAAATTCGTGTCATACCCCTTAACCATACCACAGTGATTGCAATTCTTCCTGAGGTGTCCAACAACATGACTGCAGTCTCGAACGAAACCATGCAAGGAATGTTCAACAGCTCCTCGGATGTAGTCTACGACAACCAGAATTTCAACCCTTATTATTTGAACGGATCGTACGATGACAGTGTGAACATCAGCGTTCCCTACGGAGAGTATGTTATTAAATCAGCAATTCCTACGGATGTTCTGGTAAAGATTCCAAATATTGAGAGTAAGTATCTCTGGATACCGTTAACCCTGCTGCTAGGCAGTGCTTTTCTAACGCACATGGGAATTCGTTTAATCCCGTGGATGTTAATCGGCGAATTGTTCGCTCCGGCCATAAGAAGCGGAGCTTCGGGTATCGCTGGAGGCACTGGGTACATATTTGGTTTTCTAGCAAACAAACTGTTCCTCTGGATGCTATCTACCTTTTCACTACCGGGAACATTCTGTATTTACTCTGCCATAGCAGTTGCCGGTGCCATAATACTGTACCAAGTTCTACCCGAGACGGAGGGAAAAAGTCTGGTTGAAATCGAAACATATTTCATGTCCAAGCGAAAACGAAGCATTCATTTCGATCTCGAATGCGCACCTCCCATGCCGAAACCTAGAGGGACGGTCACTGCCTTCGCTCCTCCACCTCCGCTGCCACCACGATCGCATCCGCTGAAGGACGATGTTGGTCGGATACGAAAAATCTCCCAGCAGTTTGGAGCTCAATCGAGAAAATCTTCCACAAGTTCAGTTCCGCGCAAGATTTCGCAAACTTCCATCGGTGAGGTCGAAGCGCCAAGAAAGATATCCACCACCTCGTCGCGAGGTTCGCTGCAATCATACGACCTAACCTCCTCGCATCCTAGTCAGACTTCCGAACAACACTACCGGAAAATCTCCGCAAGCCAGTTGCCAACTATTTCGGCCAGCCCACAACGTGTTCGGAAAGTGCCTACGACGCAGTCAAAACCAAACACGACCACCAAACCGACAGAAGAAACCACAGCACTCGAATCCCGGAATGTTCCAATTCTAGTGGTGCCACCGCAAAAAGTTCCTACGAAAACTAAATCAGCGTCGAAAACTAGTCGAAAGAAGTCACCTTCGTTGAAAAATTTCAACATCAACAACTGGGAGAGTAATCTAAAATTCGAAGAATTTATACGCCGTCGGCAGAACCTTAAAACTCCGCAGGAGTTGAACAAAgacaatgatgatgatgacgatagccTGCTGCATACGACCGCCAGTCAGCACGAGCTTAATAATTTTGACAAATCGGCGGCAACGCAGCGCGATTCCCAGCTGCTTTCGATCGGAATGCAGCGGCACCGGCAAAACTCGGGAAGTCTGAACGCGCTAACCAGCATCGCCGGGTATGACAATCAAGCTTACCTAGGCAGTACAAACAAGACCGCCAGTGAAACCAGGATGTAG